In one Hypomesus transpacificus isolate Combined female chromosome 18, fHypTra1, whole genome shotgun sequence genomic region, the following are encoded:
- the dhrs3a gene encoding short-chain dehydrogenase/reductase 3a, translating to MDIQQFAHAFFFPFHMIFCILKATFGLLLPTRRKDLQGEVVLITGGGRGIGRHLAKEFAGQGCKKVILWGRTEKCLKDTCQEIALTGTECHYFLCDVANREEVYKQAKVVREKVGDVTILVNNAAVVHGKSLMDSDDNALMKSQHINTLGQFWTTKAFLPRMLELCHGHVVCINSILSLASIPGAIDYCTSKASSLAFMESLTLGLLDCPGVACTTILPFHTNTDMFQGMKVRFPHLFPPLNPELVAQRTVEAVRTNTAFVYLPWTMRALVILKSFLPEVALEEIQRFSGCYTCMDTFKGRT from the exons ATGGATATACAACAATTTGCACACGCGTTTTTTTTCCCATTTCACATGATATTCTGCATATTAAAAGCCACTTTTGGATTGTTGCTACCAACCAGACGGAAAGACCTTCAGGGCGAGGTGGTGCTGATAACCGGCGGTGGAAGGGGCATAGGACGGCATCTGGCTAAGGAGTTTGCTGGACAGGGTTGTAAAAAG GTGATCCTCTGGGGCCGCACTGAAAAATGTCTGAAAGACACCTGCCAGGAGATCGCACTTACAGGAACTGAATGTCATTACTTCCTGTGTGATGTAGCCAATCGCGAGGAGGTGTATAAACAGGCCAAGGTGGTCCGAGAGAAG GTGGGTGATGTCACCATTCTAGTAAACAATGCAGCAGTGGTTCATGGGAAGAGTCTAATGGACAGTGACGACAATGCTCTGATGAAAAGccaacacatcaacacactgGGCCAGTTCTGG aCTACCAAGGCCTTCTTGCCCCGTATGCTGGAACTATGCCATGGCCACGTGGTCTGTATCAACTCCATCCTGTCCCTGGCCTCTATCCCAGGAGCCATAGACTACTGCACATCTAAGGCCTCTTCCCTAGCCTTCATGGAGAGTCTGACCCTGGGCCTGCTAGACTGTCCTGGGGTGGCCTGCACCACCATACTCCCTTTCCACACCAACACAGATATGTTCCAGGGCATGAAAGTACG GTTTCCtcatctcttcccccctctgaATCCTGAACTAGTGGCTCAGAGGACTGTGGAGGCAGTCAGGACCAACACAGCATTCGTCTACCTTCCTTGGACAATGAGGGCGCTAGTCATTCTCAAGAG CTTCCTGCCTGAGGTAGCTCTGGAGGAGATTCAGCGCTTCTCAGGATGCTACACCTGTATGGACACCTTCAAAGGACGGACATAA
- the igsf21b gene encoding immunoglobulin superfamily member 21b codes for MKLSECGFEYDPMPRVRWMTNRRCLVADGVNLTKKQRKMSGAFSLCFLVCADFLHLAVGYLTVTIEPLPPVVIGDTVTLKCNFRTDGNLREIVWFRVIDGGGAKQKIFTYDAMYNTNFSHMEDNRKREDLVYQSTVRLPEVQMQDDGPYECHVGIYDRASSDKVVLASGSIMLPVMVPPKSISVVAADSLAPFSRYEAQNFTLVCIVTGGKPAPVVYFKRDGELIEVVPSAQSFSIEGGQSRSLAGLRGSRPIVSRDLDDTKLKKSLSLLEEGKPERLDQDSPGVVEPGKEPSAPGADSNFNPTTEVIPETVVSREFPRWVQSTDPLYYFQHRQRASSDGTMEVRALLTWSLNPQLDNDALFSCEVKHPALSMPMQAEVTLAAPRGPKLSMSPSRAKVGDTVRITVHGFQVGSSGNEVFPEPLFTWTKVGGPLLDGREQHDGRQLVLDRVPAELNGSMFRCTAQNPLGSTDTHTRLIVFENPRLKKGKQKFPADAACCKEMMGLKTMLLLLLSLILEMT; via the exons ATGAAGCTTTCGGAATGCGGATTCGAGTACGATCCCATGCCACGGGTAAGGTGGATGACAAATCGTCGGTGTCTGGTAGCAGATGGAGTCAACTTGACCAAGAAACAACGGAAGATGAGTGGTGCTTTTTCTCTGTGCTTTCTTGTGTGTGCCGATTTCTTACATTTAGCCGTTG GTTATTTAACCGTCACCATtgagcccctccctcccgtgGTCATTGGAGACACAGTAACACTCAAGTGCAATTTCAGGACGGATGGCAACCTGCGAGAGATTGTGTGGTTTCGG GTGATAGATGGTGGTGGTGCCAAGCAGAAGATTTTCACCTACGATGCCATGTACAACACCAATTTCTCCCACATGGAAGATAACCGCAAACGAGAGGACTTGGTGTACCAGTCAACTGTCCG GCTACCAGAGGTCCAGATGCAGGATGACGGGCCCTATGAGTGTCACGTGGGGATCTATGACAGAGCGTCCAGTGACAAGGTTGTCCTAGCATCTGGGAGTATCATGCTCCCCGTCATGG TACCTCCCAAGTCCATCTCTGTAGTGGCTGCAGACAGTCTAGCGCCATTTAGTCGCTATGAAGCCCAGAATTTCACTCTGGTGTGCATCGTAACTGGGGGGAAGCCAGCTCCTGTG GTATACTTCAAACGGGATGGGGAGTTGATCGAGGTGGTCCCCTCAGCCCAGTCGTTTTCCATAGAGGGTGGCCAGAGCAGGAGCCTGGCAGGGCTTCGGGGGTCGCGACCCATCGTCAGCCGAGATCTGGATGACACCAAGCTTAAGAAATCCCtgtccctgctggaggagggtaAACCTGAGCGCCTGGATCAGGACAGCCCTGGGGTCGTGGAACCAGGGAAAGAACCCAGTGCTCCTGGTGCTGACTCAAACTTTAATCCCACCACTGAAGTAATCCCAGAAACGGTGGTGAGTCGGGAGTTCCCACGCTGGGTCCAAAGCACAGACCCCCTGTACTACTTCCAGCACCGGCAGCGGGCCTCCAGTGATGGTACCATGGAGGTGCGTGCCCTGCTGACCTGGAGCCTCAACCCCCAGCTAGACAATGATGCTCTGTTCAGCTGTGAGGTTAAACACCCAGCCTTGTCCATGCCCATGCAGGCGGAGGTTACTTTGG CGGCCCCTAGGGGCCCTAAACTGTCAATGAGCCCCAGTAGGGCCAAGGTTGGAGACACTGTGCGAATCACAGTGCACGGATTCCAGGTAGGATCATCTGGG AACGAGGTGTTCCCAGAGCCTCTGTTTACCTGGACTAAGGTTGGCGGCCCTCTGCTGGACGGGAGAGAACAGCATGATGGGAGGCAGCTGGTGCTGGACCGAGTACCAGCCGAGCTCAATGGCTCCATGTTCCGCTGCACGGCCCAGAATCCTCTTGGctcaactgacacacacacgcgcctcaTTGTTTTTG AAAATCCAAGGCTTAAGAAGGGAAAGCAGAAATTTCCTG CTGATGCTGCATGCTGTAAGGAGATGATGGGACTGAAGACCATGCTGCTGCTTCTGCTGAGCCTCATACTAGAGATGACATGA
- the LOC124481178 gene encoding uncharacterized protein LOC124481178, giving the protein MGLFATMFSTAKKYLNNRGNVPPRFPLLDLDVGPLRYGVVCLLVLILLQLWSLHLHRKRRKQAEDEGYEEIDLDLLNDATSHTVTLYSSCVDCLEELLEMYLLDQEENEQEYSDTLAKCGSFYSRDEGSSCCCCTSVNPDTCSDNESYSCYSQHVQGPSNCKQQKSIHLCNNSGGRCLDVKMNSQESNSDSESIIDTFTSLPSLSSLKSSQTSAVSVKSRLREMDHIPHEVLYGKQVSTDKLTNDMGISKVNQPLSHLIDEDQSMKRNLRRIFIRRLWRRAILMVRIINMLLPNRLKRETKQRRPDGDVTLHTERQAQLVSHSATGPDQVDSFIISFQSKRAMFEPKVILTAPEMTLGRIPRNYITHKSWRPKISTQERKVTSNVIFRSVLMCPFPTKGLANESEPPKSRSFVVYQLGIKMADLLEMTVRQNHLQQLLGVSTLYSDSLAKLEAEKVLLGSRPSFLLSFRGVKTPFIPQEHRDKLESHVKLKVIQHSWGLPKLVSHSTRGFMAQAPKLKQVDKIHNRRNSVENNSQIYHLSQVADQLSDQLNKSKSSDQATSTSTEETKKIFWPEMTRDMAIDSFNEGQLCKFDKLKDTSWHDLMKKRCTTSIKINPETPLKRNYLEITLASPKSNVKNVIEVLDSISRVKPILFMKKETLDLIEINLKQKHLENLLGPHTLFHKSMDLIKPEASLQKILQETPLPSPKVQLVSSETPFPSKEIRDKLEFHIKCKKIQQLLGLSQVVQKSTNAVLSKECKTDLSKAVPKPQYEIKVMTSKLAFLTEAQKEALERNVREKKAHKSWGSTKRVLQSPRTFELPKGVAKDLRKRCQPRAEPQPFSRVSKEAPTEIINFHTSSSLDEFNQPEASDCKTNQNNSNSFSSLTTTLNEKRGFGNVSFGPVIQSCLVSDSILDNRASLPLPPDGWPEMAASYVHHPGLKEE; this is encoded by the exons ATGGGGCTTTTTGCCACAATGTTCTCCACTGCAAAGAAATACTTGAACAATAGAGGGAATGTGCCACCTCGGTTTCCTTTGCTGGACCTTGATGTGGGACCTCTCCGCTATGGTGTTGTGTGTCTACTCGTCCTAATTCTGTTACAGTTGTGGTCTCTGCATCTCCACCGAAAACGTCGAAAGCAGGCAGAG GATGAAGGCTATGAAGAAATTGATTT GGACCTGTTGAACGATGCTACATCTCACACCGTCACCTTGTACAGTAGCTGTGTGGACTGTTTGGAAGAACTGCTAGAGATGTACTTGTTGGACCAAGAGGAGAACGAACAGGAATATTCAGACACTCTCGCTAAATGTGGCTCATTCTATAGCCGAGATGAAGGCAGCTCATGCTGCTGCTGCACATCCGTTAACCCTGATACCTGCTCTGACAATGAAAGTTATTCATGTTATTCCCAACATGTCCAGGGCCCATCTAACTGCAAGCAACAAAAGTCCATCCACTTGTGTAACAACAGTGGTGGACGATGCCTTGACGTTAAAATGAACTCTCAGGAATCAAACTCTGACAGTGAATCCATCATTGACACCTTTACCTCGCTGCCATCCCTCAGTTCCTTAAAGTCCAGCCAAACCTCTGCTGTATCTGTAAAATCCAGATTGAGGGAAATGGATCACATCCCACATGAGGTTTTGTATGGTAAGCAAGTCTCCACTGACAAACTGACTAATGATATGGGCATCTCCAAGGTGAACCAGCCACTCTCCCATTTGATTGATGAGGACCAGAGTATGAAGAGGAATCTCAGACGGATCTTCATTCGCAGGCTGTGGAGACGTGCCATACTGATGGTGCGGATCATTAACATGTTACTCCCCAATAGATTGAAACGTGAGACAAAGCAGCGAAGGCCTGATGGTGATGTCACTCTCCACACAGAAAGGCAGGCTCAGCTAGTGTCTCACAGTGCAACAGGGCCAGACCAAGTAGACAGCTTTATAATCAGTTTTCAAAGTAAACGTGCCATGTTTGAACCTAAAGTGATCCTCACAGCTCCTGAAATGACTCTCGGAAGAATTCCAAGAAATTACATTACTCATAAGTCATGGCGTCCGAAGATTTCGACACAGGAAAGGAAAGTAACTTCAAATGTCATATTCAGGTCAGTGTTGATGTGTCCCTTTCCTACTAAAGGTCTTGCCAATGAATCTGAACCCCCAAAGTCAAGGTCATTTGTAGTCTACCAGCTAGGTATTAAGATGGCAGATCTCCTTGAGATGACTGTCAGGCAAAATCACCTGCAGCAGCTTCTAGGAGTGTCCACTCTGTACTCTGACTCTCTGGCAAAGCTAGAAGCTGAAAAGgtcttattgggttcacggccATCTTTTCTGCTGTCTTTCCGAGGTGTAAAAACACCATTCATCCCCCaggaacacagagacaaacTGGAGTCTCACGTCAAACTCAAAGTCATACAACACAGCTGGGGTCTTCCTAAGCTTGTTTCTCACTCAACTAGAGGCTTTATGGCGCAAGCCCCCAAGTTAAAACAAGTTGACAAGATCCACAATAGAAGAAATAGTGTAGAGAATAACTCACAAATATATCATCTGTCTCAAGTTGCTGACCAACTGTCTGACCAACTGAATAAGAGTAAAAGCAGTGACCAAGCAACTTCAACATCCACAGAAGAAACCAAGAAAATATTTTGGCCTGAAATGACAAGAGATATGGCTATTGATTCTTTTAACGAGGGACAATTATGTAAGTTTGACAAATTGAAAGACACAAGCTGGCATGATTTGATGAAAAAGCGATGTACTACTAGTATAAAGATCAACCCTGAAACCCCTTTAAAGAGGAACTACTTGGAGATTACGTTAGCTTCCCCTAAGAGTAATGTTAAGAATGTGATAGAAGTGCTTGATTCTATCTCCAGAGTGAAACCCATTCTGTTCATGAAGAAGGAAACTCTTGACCTAATTGAGATTAACTTGAAACAAAAACATCTGGAAAATCTATTGGGACCACATACCCTCTTTCATAAATCCATGGATTTAATCAAACCTGAAGCATCTCTACAAAAAATTCTACAAGAAACACCATTGCCATCCCCAAAGGTACAGTTAGTCAGCTCTGAGACACCTTTTCCCAGTAAAGAGATCAGAGACAAGCTAGAGTTTCACATCAAATGCAAGAAGATCCAGCAACTCTTGGGCTTGTCTCAGGTAGTCCAAAAGTCTACGAATGCAGTCCTATCCAAGGAGTGCAAGACAGACCTTAGTAAGGCTGTCCCTAAGCCACAGTATGAGATCAAAGTGATGACAAGTAAGTTAGCGTTTCTGACTGAAGCCCAGAAAGAAGCCTTAGAGAGAAATGTGAGGGAAAAGAAGGCTCACAAGTCCTGGGGTTCCACAAAACGAGTGCTGCAGTCTCCAAGAACCTTTGAGTTGCCTAAAGGTGTCGCTAAAGACCTGAGGAAGAGATGTCAACCTCGTGCCGAACCCCAACCCTTTTCAAGGGTTTCAAAGGAGGCCCCCACTGAGATCATCAACTTTCATACCTCCAGTTCATTAGATGAATTCAACCAGCCAGAAGCAAGTGATTGCAAGACCAACCAGAACAACTCAAATAGTTTCTCCAGTTTGACCACTACTTTGAATGAGAAACGAGGATTTGGTAACGTTTCTTTTGGCCCTGTTATTCAAAGTTGCTTAGTTTCAGACTCCATCCTTGACAATAGGGCATCCCTACCTCTACCACCAGACGGATGGCCTGAAATGGCAGCTAGCTATGTCCACCATCCAGGGCTGAAAGAAGAGTGA